A single genomic interval of Helianthus annuus cultivar XRQ/B chromosome 13, HanXRQr2.0-SUNRISE, whole genome shotgun sequence harbors:
- the LOC110899848 gene encoding succinate-semialdehyde dehydrogenase, mitochondrial produces the protein MMKRMMMLTRTVVNRFTIVQSHSLRCHSQSRRQMSMGSESLVSRLKSCGLLQTKGLIGGKWVDAYDGRTIEVHNPANGQVIASVACMGDKETKDAISAAYDAFAPWSKLTAADRSNRLRNWYNLLIQHKEELGQLITLEQGKPIKEAIGEVGYGASFIEFFAEEAKRVYGDIIPATLPDRRLFVLKQPVGVVGVVTPWNFPLAMITRKVGPALACGCTVVIKPSEFTPLTALAAAELALQSGIPPGVLNVVMGDAPKIGNSLLESPQVRKITFTGSTAIGKKLMVGAAETVKKVSLELGGNAPCIVFDDADLEVALKGSLATKFRNSGQTCVCANRILVQEGIYEKFTSAFSNAVQDLKVGNGFSEGVVQGPLINEAAVQKVDSFVQDAISKGAKVLVGGKRHSLGFTFYEPTIIGDVKNEMLIARQEVFGPVAPVIRFKTEEEAIQIANDTNAGLAAYIFTNSMKRSWRVAEALEYGIVGVNEGLVSTEVAPFGGYKQSGLGREGSKYGLDEYLEIKYVCMGNMG, from the exons atgatgaagaggatgatgatgctTACACGTACTGTCGTGAATCGCTTCACCATTGTTCAGTCACACTCTCTACGTTGTCACTCGCAAAGCCGTCGCCAG ATGAGCATGGGAAGTGAAAGTCTTGTTAGCCGGCTTAAGAGTTGTGGATTATTACAAACCAAAGGTCTTATTGGTGGGAAGTGGGTCGATGCATACGATGGAAGGACCATCGAG GTTCACAACCCTGCTAACGGTCAAGTTATAGCCTCTGTTGCTTGCATGGGAGACAAGGAAACAAAAGATGCAATCTCTGCAGCCTATGATGCATTTGCCC CTTGGAGCAAGCTTACTGCTGCTGACAGGAGTAATCGCCTACGTAATTG GTATAACTTGTTGATTCAACATAAAGAAGAGCTTGGACAGCTTATAACTCTGGAGCAAGGAAAACCTATCAAAGAAGCCATTGGGGAG GTTGGATACGGGGCTAGTTTCATCGAGTTCTTTGCAGAGGAGGCAAAGCGTGTTTATGGTGATATAATTCCAGCAACGCTGCCTGACCGCCGTCTTTTTGTTCTAAAGCAG CCTGTTGGTGTGGTTGGTGTAGTAACTCCTTGGAATTTCCCCTTAGCAATGATCACCCGCAAG GTTGGCCCTGCCCTTGCCTGCGGTTGTACGGTGGTCATAAAGCCTTCAGAGTTTACACCTTTGACTGCCTTAGCGGCAGCTGAGCTGGCCCTTCAATCTGGAATCCCACCA GGTGTCTTGAATGTGGTAATGGGCGATGCTCCAAAGATAGGAAATTCTTTGCTTGAGAGTCCACAAGTAAGAAAGATAACATTTACCGGTTCGACAGCTATTGGAAAGAAATTGATGGTTGGTGCAGCCGAGACTGTTAAAAAG GTATCTCTAGAACTTGGTGGTAATGCACCTTGCATAGTCTTCGATGATGCTGATCTGGAAGTGGCACTGAAAGGGAGT TTGGCAACCAAATTCCGAAACAGTGGACAGACATGCGTATGTGCAAATAGAATACTTGTGCAAGAAG GCATATATGAGAAGTTTACAAGCGCCTTTTCAAATGCCGTCCAGGACCTTAAAGTTGGCAATGGTTTTAGTGAAGGTGTGGTTCAG GGACCACTTATCAACGAGGCTGCTGTACAGAAG GTTGATTCATTTGTGCAAGATGCTATCTCAAAG GGAGCAAAAGTCCTTGTGGGTGGTAAGAGGCATAGCCTCGGGTTTACTTTTTATGAGCCTACAATTATAGGTGATGTCAAGAATGAGATGCTCATAGCAAG GCAGGAAGTGTTTGGACCTGTTGCACCTGTTATACGGTTTAAAACCGAAGAAGAAGCTATACAGATTGCTAACGACACCAATGCAG GGTTAGCTGCTTACATATTCACAAACAGTATGAAACGATCGTGGCGTGTGGCTGAGGCTCTTGAATATGGTATAGTGGGAGTCAATGAGGGATTGGTTTCTACAGAG GTGGCTCCATTTGGAGGTTATAAGCAGTCTGGTTTAGGACGGGAAGGTTCCAAATATGGTTTGGATGAGTATCTTGAA ATCAAATACGTTTGTATGGGGAACATGGGATGA
- the LOC110902028 gene encoding uncharacterized protein LOC110902028 — MDALKKRNIDKGDGTCVLCGDQDESVEHLFTACGVASTIWSVVSLWCKIPHILAFSVKDLLEAHEVGSLKGRKKDLIQGIVRIGCWCIWKARNEVKFNNKEVKIEGIVRELKSLGFFWYNARSRGNEVSWSEWRKFVNM, encoded by the coding sequence ATGGACGCTCTCAAGAAAAGGAACATAGATAAAGGGGATGGCACTTGTGTGCTCTGTGGTGATCAAGATGAGTCGGTGGAACATTTGTTCACCGCTTGCGGCGTTGCTTCGACGATTTGGTCTGTGGTGAGTCTTTGGTGCAAGATTCCCCATATTCTTGCTTTCTCGGTCAAAGACCTTCTTGAAGCGCATGAGGTTGGCAGTCTTAAAGGCAGGAAAAAAGATTTGATTCAAGGAATTGTTAGAATTGGTTGTTGGTGCATTTGGAAGGCCAGAAACGAAGTCAAGTTCAACAACAAAGAGGTGAAGATTGAAGGGATCGTCCGGGAGTTAAAGTCTTTAGGATTTTTTTGGTACAATGCTAGATCTAGAGGTAATGAAGTTAGTTGGTCTGAATGGCGTAAGTTCGTTAATATGTAA